Proteins encoded in a region of the Dreissena polymorpha isolate Duluth1 chromosome 6, UMN_Dpol_1.0, whole genome shotgun sequence genome:
- the LOC127835941 gene encoding uncharacterized protein LOC127835941, whose translation MEPLNPGLTFAFTLRHLISGVKYSDMQYSWRVAENTLSVVIRDVCHAICEEYVNGVMTPLSTPEEWRQLADGFPKNWNFSNCVAAIDGTHIAIRKPASSGSLYYKYKGLQSIILLAIVDSDYKFVCCDLGYPQPFQNDTVDMPYFLVGDDAFILNDNMQKPYGHRVLTRDESILNYRLARARRVSENAFGILANRFQILLTKMNYIPSTIRLIVKTCCIFHNLMRIRYPTMQNALVDHDDRRGDLVPGE comes from the exons ATGGAGCCCTTGAATCCAGGGCTAACGTTTGCTTTCACACTACGTCACCTGATTTCTGGTGTCAAGTACTCAGACATGCAGTATTCCTGGCGGGTCGCTGAGAATACCCTCTCTGTAGTAATCAGAGACGTGTGTCATGCTATATGTGAAGAATATGTTAATGGGGTGATGACACCCCTCTCCACACCTGAAGAATGGAGACAACTGGCTGATGGTTTCCCCAAGAATTGGAACTTTTCAAATTGCGTTGCTGCTATTGATGGCACGCACATAGCTATCAGAAAGCCTGCCAGCTCTGGTTCCTTATATTATAAGTATAAGGGATTACAAAGCATCATCTTACTGGCCATTGTCGACTCGGACTACAAATTCGTATGTTGTGATCTGGGTT ACCCACAGCCCTTTCAAAATGACACCGTCGACATGCCCTATTTCTTGGTTGGAGATGACGCTTTCATCCTTAACGATAACATGCAGAAACCCTATGGACATAGAGTCCTGACAAGAGACGAAAGCATCCTGAACTACCGGTTAGCCAGGGCTAGGAGGGTATCAGAAAATGCATTCGGGATTTTGGCCAACCGATTCCAg ATACTTCTCACAAAGATGAACTACATCCCATCCACAATAAGGCTGATTGTAAAGACATGCTGCATTTTCCACAACTTGATGAGGATCAGGTACCCCACCATGCAAAATGCACTGGTTGACCATGATGATAGAAGAGGCGATCTGGTTCCTGGGGAATGA
- the LOC127835942 gene encoding uncharacterized protein LOC127835942, with protein MMMSAYKAVKADHLPVDRAAIMYGVSKQTLRDRVLNKVKISSRWGKNSLFTHEEEELLVSHLEGLAQVGYGINRSQLNILAGDLAVKLGRRLTDSKLSNNWYYAFLRRWTHRLKVIKPRGLSSTRAAAVTQENIDSYFMDLDAILTKYSLKCKPHLIYNLDETGIQPEHRPSKVITGVSSSKTQAVTSPNTGTTTIIACVNAAGTALPPYYVFKGKRTNDDLLKNAAVGANYAMSDSGWVNGEVLMKYLEEHFLKFVQRGSSDISQPILLIYDGHASHVSIDIVNWAREHNVILFVLPPHSSHALQPLDITCFGPFKSIFHNECHLYMAKQRGRVITKYDIADLSGKAYLKSMTPATIQSGFRKAGILPFDPTKVPAEMIVPSKSFPKIISELPIRTMKELLDEKVTETAPKAKLEKPKANKSKTQDKKKKPKMGGKAITEDSTYFQLLEYQQQREENNTNEKTNRSKQNLHKSPQPSTSKGNIVDSDIESEIEDEGPANNCCICKKFSPPGLDQCDERVIVKWAQCTACGHWYHLRFCSQIRVVRRLSDFFCPHCAEREC; from the coding sequence ATGATGATGAGTGCATACAAGGCAGTGAAAGCTGACCATTTGCCAGTTGATAGAGCAGCAATCATGTATGGTGTGTCAAAGCAAACACTGAGGGACAGAGTGTTGAACAAAGTCAAGATCAGCTCAAGGTGGGGAAAAAATTCATTATTCACCCATGAAGAAGAAGAACTGCTTGTTAGCCATCTGGAAGGGTTGGCCCAGGTTGGGTATGGCATTAATCGCTCTCAGTTGAACATTCTTGCAGGTGATTTGGCTGTGAAACTGGGTAGACGTTTAACTGACTCCAAACTAAGCAACAACTGGTATTATGCCTTCTTGAGACGATGGACACACAGGCTGAAAGTCATTAAACCAAGGGGTCTTTCATCAACAAGAGCAGCCGCTGTCACACAGGAGAATATTGACAGCTACTTCATGGATTTGGATGCTATTCTTACCAAGTACTCCCTGAAGTGTAAGCCACATCTAATTTATAATCTGGATGAGACTGGCATTCAGCCAGAGCATCGACCATCAAAGGTTATCACAGGAGTTTCGTCAAGCAAAACTCAAGCTGTCACCTCTCCGAATACAGGCACCACAACCATTATAGCGTGCGTAAATGCGGCCGGAACAGCACTACCCCCTTACTATGTGTTCAAGGGAAAACGAACAAACGATGACCTATTGAAAAATGCAGCAGTTGGTGCCAACTACGCCATGTCGGATTCTGGATGGGTAAACGGGGAGGTATTGATGAAGTACCTTGAAGAACACTTTCTGAAATTTGTTCAACGAGGATCAAGTGACATTTCCCAACCTATACTGCTCATATATGATGGCCATGCTTCACATGTCTCAATTGACATAGTCAACTGGGCAAGAGAGCACAATGTCATACTGTTTGTGCTACCCCCACACAGTTCTCATGCCCTCCAACCATTGGACATTACATGTTTTGGGCCGTTCAAGTCTATTTTCCACAATGAATGCCATCTATACATGGCTAAGCAGAGGGGAAGAGTCATTACAAAATATGACATAGCTGACTTGTCCGGGAAGGCTTACTTAAAATCCATGACACCAGCAACAATCCAGTCTGGATTCCGGAAAGCTGGCATATTGCCATTTGATCCGACAAAAGTTCCAGCAGAAATGATAGTGCCGTCTAAATCATTCCCCAAAATCATTTCAGAATTGCCAATTAGGACCATGAAAGAGCTCCTAGATGAAAAGGTAACGGAAACAGCTCCAAAAGCCAAACTTGAAAAACCAAAAGCTAATAAAAGTAAGACACAGGACAAAAAGAAGAAACCAAAAATGGGTGGAAAGGCCATTACAGAAGACTCTACATACTTTCAGCTGCTAGAATACCAACAACAGAGAGAAGAAAATAACACAAACGAAAAAACAAATAGATCAAAACAAAATTTGCACAAATCACCCCAACCAAGCACAAGCAAAGGAAATATCGTGGACTCTGACATTGAAAGCGAAATTGAAGACGAAGGTCCAGCTAACAACTGTTGTATATGCAAGAAGTTTTCGCCGCCAGGATTGGATCAGTGTGATGAACGTGTGATCGTCAAATGGGCCCAGTGCACAGCGTGTGGTCATTGGTACCATCTGCGATTTTGTTCACAGATCAGAGTAGTGCGTCGGCTATCTGATTTCTTCTGTCCGCATTGTGCTGAAAGAGAGTGTTAA